From the Lathyrus oleraceus cultivar Zhongwan6 chromosome 3, CAAS_Psat_ZW6_1.0, whole genome shotgun sequence genome, the window AGTAAAATTTTGTGGTAAGGAAATTTAATAGCAAAATTCATTCACATTATCATTTGACTTGTCATTGTTGTTGTAAGAAAGGATATACCATTGCTAAATGAAAATTTAGATGTTTTTCTATTCTTAAAGTTGTATTTCAATGGTTTCCAAAACGCAACAATATTTCCACTCACTCTCAAGGACCCACTGAAAATTGGACACCTATTACTGTTGTTTGATCTTGCAGGTTAAATGTCTTGGATCCATGGATAGAATGTGGTTTcttgatagtggttgctcaaggAATATGACGGGTGAAATTTCCCTATTTATTAACTTTACACCAAAGAAAAATGGTTTTGTGGCCTATGGATACAACAACAAAAGtgcaatacttggtaaaggtagtgcAAGTAATCCCTCTTCTACTACTATCTCTGACGTAATACTTGTTGAAAGTCTTAAACATAATCTGCTTAGCATTAGTCAACTATGTGATAAAGGCTATAAAATAACTTTTACAAATACTTGTTGAGTAATTGAACATAATAACAAGAAAGATTATTTGTTTAAGAGCTTGAGGGttaacaacatctatatgcttaCTTGAATGATGTATCATTAATAAGTAGCAAGTATTTAGTAACCATGAGTGAAAACTCTTGGTTATGGCATAAATGCTTAAAACATGTTAACTTTGATATACTCAATAAATTTTTCTAAAAAGATCTAGTTATCGGTCTAccaaaaattaaaatttaaaaagaccacctatgtgatgcatgtcaaatgggaaagcaaacaaatgtctcttttaaatctaaaaagTATTTGTTCAACTTCTAGATTtcttgagcttctccatatgtATATTTTTGGTGCTTATAGGACAAAAagcttaggtggaaattactatggttTTTTTATAGTTGACGAttactctagattttgttggactatctttttgCGTAGTAAAGATGAGACTTTTTTAGCTTTCATATATTTTGCAAAGTTATTCCAAAATAAACTATGTTCAAATATAGTTTCTATTCGAAGagatcatggaggtgaatttgaaaaccacctaTTTGAAGATTATTTTGCTAAACATGGCATTGAACATAATTTTTCcgctccaagaactccacaatCAAATGGTGTTGTGGAGCGTAAAAACTGAATTTTAGAGGAGTTGAcaagaactatgatcaatgagAGTAGActaacaaaatatttttgggccgatgcTATTAGCATGGTGTGTTATGTTTTAAAAAGGATACTTATCCATCCTATTTTGAACAAAACACCTTATGAACTCTTAAACGGTAGAAAGCCAAATTTATCACATCTTCATGTCTTTGGATACAAAAATTTTGTCTTAAATAATGGTAAGGATAACCTTGGAAAGTTTGGTACAAAATCTcatgaaggtatctttcttggatactctTAGTCAAGCAAAGCTTATAGAGAGTACAATAAGAGATTACTTACTATTAAAGAGTTCGTGCATGACActtttgatgaatcttatccTAGAAATGTTAGGAAAGATATTTATTTTCATGATGCAGGTGTATCTTCAAAAGATATACTCAAAGAAACCGAAAAAGGAATTTATCATCCTGAAGCGGTGAAACCTGAGGAGGAGGAAGATGACAATTCTGAAAAGGAGAAGGATGGGAGTCCAACTAAAGTGGATGATATTCCTTTGGCTGGGAggtcttccaaagaccatccaatcgacaatATTCTTGGATACATCACCAAAGGTGTGACAACACATTCTAGGCTAAGTACTTTTTGTTATCACTTTGCATTTGTTTCACAAGTTGAACCTAAAAATGCAAAAGATGCATTGATTGATAAGCATTGGTTAATGGCCATGCAAGATGATTTAAATCAATTTAAAAAGAAATGATGTGTGAAACTTTGTCCCACCTCCACAAGATCATCAAATCATTGGAACTAAGTGGGTTCTTAGAAATATTTGATGAAAACGATGTGGTAACTAGGAATAAGGCCcgactagtggctcaaggatataaCTAAGAGGAAGGCATAAATTATAAGGAAACTTATGCTCTGGTTGTGCTCATCGAGGCTATACACCTTTTACTAGCATATGCATGTTCTAAAGacttcaaattatttcaaatggacgtgAGAGTGCTTTCCTTAATGGATATATAAATTAGGAAGtgtatgtttcacaacctcccaGTTTTGAAAACCATAAGTATCCAAATCATGTTTTTAAACTAAAACGAactttgtatggtctcaaacaaacccatagggcttggtatgagcgacttAGTAAGTTCTTACTTGATCAAGGATACTCTAGAGGGAAGGTAGATATGGAACTTTTCATTAAGCGGCAAGGAAAACATTCTCTTCTAGTTAAAATTTATGTTGATGAAATCATATTTGGTTCTACTAACACACAACTCGTCAAAGAGGTTTCTAAGCTTATGCATGGAGAATTTGAGAAGAGTCTAATGGGGGAGTTGAGTTACTTTCAAGGACTTCAAATTAAgcagctcaaagaaggaacattTGTGTGTCAAACTAAGTACTGCCAAGAGTTGCTTAAACGCTTTGAAATGGAAGATGCAATGTCAATTGACATGCCAATGCTTACAAATGGAAACTTGGAAAgagatgaaaatggtaaggatgttTACGTCAAAAgatatagaggtatgattggacCACTCTTATATCTTACTACGTCTAGGCGTGACATTAagtttagtgtatgtatgtgtgctCGATATCAATCCACTTCTAAGGAATCACATTTCAAAGCTGTAAAGCGCATCCTTAGATACCTTAATGGAACTTTTAAGTACGGGCTTTGGTTTTCCAATGGTAGCGATTGTAGTTTGGTTGGTTACTCTGATTCCGGTTTTTCCGATTGCAAATCAGATATGAAGAATACTAGTGGAACTTGCCATATCTTTTCAAAGTCCTTAGTTAGTTGGAATAGCAAGAAGAAATCCTTCATTGCTTTGTCAACTGAATAACTGGAATATGTCGTAGCTGGTAGTTATTGCACTCAAATTTTATGGCTCAAACAACAACTACTTGACTTTGATATTAAATTTTAATGTATTCCTATAATGTGCGATAATACTAGTGCGATCAATCTAACCAAAAATCCAGTGCAACATTCTCGTATTAAACATATTGAGATACGTTACCATTTCCTACGAGACTATGTTGAAAAGGCAATGCCATTTTTGAGCACATTGAAAGTAAAAATTAATTTGCCAATATTTTTACAAAACCTCTTGAGACTGAACCATTTTTCAATATTCGTTGGGAATTCGGAATTCTTAATATTTCAAATATTGCCTAATATATGTTATTGCATGCACTCTTTATATTGGCCTTTAACCTTATGTTGAAAGTTTTAGTTGAATTGAGTGTATTCTCCgttgtcgctaccgggatttcaaCGCGATAAAGAAATCGGGGACCGAAGTGAATCACCTCCTCATAGAAAAGGCAGAGTTCTAAAGAGTcaccaccgaattttatttataTGCCTTTATCGGAGAGGCGAtgggaaatagtcgataaaatCCTCAAAAATATATGCGCACGTGAAGTGCTAGAAAAAGATAAagaatcggtctcgcaaccgagattagggttcgggagttggttacacaagtggaaggtattagcaccccctcacgtccatggtattccatgggaacctTTTGGGTTGTTTATGTTCATGGGGATTTATTTGTTATTGTTTTgttttcaaaagaatgtgtgtgaaagagaggggttttattatagtgctcgccaaggattgtggcccttgtgcctatggatcactcattcggggatgaggaatcagagaTCCGTAGTTTAGagtaaaaaatgtttgtgtgttggttgattttacctttgag encodes:
- the LOC127131721 gene encoding uncharacterized mitochondrial protein AtMg00810-like, whose protein sequence is MELFIKRQGKHSLLVKIYVDEIIFGSTNTQLVKEVSKLMHGEFEKSLMGELSYFQGLQIKQLKEGTFVCQTKYCQELLKRFEMEDAMSIDMPMLTNGNLERDENGKDVYVKRYRGMIGPLLYLTTSRRDIKFSVCMCARYQSTSKESHFKAVKRILRYLNGTFKYGLWFSNGSDCSLVGYSDSGFSDCKSDMKNTSGTCHIFSKSLVSWNSKKKSFIALSTE